GGCCAGTTCAGTACGCGGCCAGTTCAGTACGCGGCCAGTTCAGTACGCGGCCAGTTCAGTACGCGGCCAGTTCAGTACGCGGCCAGTTCAGTACGCCGCCAGTTCAGTACGCGGCCAGTTCAGTACGCGGCCAGTTCAGTACGCGGCCAGTTCAGTACGCGGCCAGTTCAGTACGCGGCCAGTTCAGTACGCGGCCAGTTCAGTACGCGGCCAGATCAGTACCCGGCCAGATCAGTACCCTGTCATGTACCCGGCCAGTTCAGTACCCTGTCATGTACCCGGCCAGATCAGTACCCGGCCAGTTCAGTACCCGGCCAGATCAGTACCCGGCCAGATCAGTACCCGGCCAGTTCAGTACCCTGTCATGTACCCGGTCAGATCAGTACCCGGCCAGATCAGTACCCGGCCAGATCAGTACCCGGCCAGATCAGTACCCGGCCAGATCAGTACCCGGCCAGATCAGTACCCTGTTCAGTACCCGGTCAGTTCAGTACCCGGCCAGTTCAGTACCCGGCCATGTACCCGGTCAGTTCAGTACCTGGCCAGATCAGTACCCTGTCATGTACCCGGCCAGTTCAGTACCCGGCCAGATCAGTACCATGTCATGTATCCGGTCAgttcagtactctgtcatgtacCCAATTAACAGAATTAGGATGTACATAATTCAAGAATGTGCATTATTCCCAATCAGTCCGGGAAGTATTGTGCAAGAATAAGAGGTAGAAAATGACCCTAACAATGTCCAAAGTGCATTGACATTACTCTGTGTTTACACAGTGGTGACGTTCTATGCGACACTGGGAGAGGAGGCGGTGGCGTTTGGACTGAACGAGACAGGAGTCACACACCTCATCACCAGCACAGAACTACTGGAGACCAAACTGAAGGTGAGCTGGAATCACCTGACCTAGAACATAGAACCCTAGAATGGCTCAGTTGGGTTGAAACATGGTAGTGCAGCAGAGTTGAGGGTTTGACCGAATGGACAGTatatacactgagtttacaaaacatgttttttccatgacatagactgaacaggtgaatccaggtgaaagctattatcccttattgatgtcacttgtttaatccacttcaataagtgtagatgaaggggaggagaccggttaaagaaggagttttaagccttgagacaattgagacatggaatgtgtatgtgtgccattgaaagggtgaatgggcaagacaaaagatttaagtgcctttgaaaccggtatggtagtaggtgccaagcgcaccggtttgtgtaaagaactgcaacggtgctgggtttttcacacaacagtttcttgtgtgtgtcaagaatggtccaccacccaaaggacatccagccaacttgacacaactgtgggaagcagtggagtcaacatggggcagcatccctgcggaacgctttcaacaccttgtagagtccatgtccaaACAGGAGGAtgcaactcaacattaggaaACTGTTCCAAATGTTTGTACACTCCGTAGTAAACGTATGTGCCAACTAGCTTCAATTTTCAGTCTTTCACATGTGTTGCATTTGTCTATTTGCCAACCGTAGCTAAGCCGCGTGTCTGAATTGgaaatatatatgtttattttttatttttttgcatatccAAACTTTCCCAGAGACGCCcttggagagtggggtcacggacaGGGATGCATTTCTACTAGCTAATTGAACTTTTCTCCTCCCACTATTCTTCATAGGGTGTTCTCTCTCAGATCCCCAAGCTGAAACACATCATCTCTGTAGACCAGAGGAGGGTCAGTACAGAGGGATACCCACCTGGTCTCGCCATCCACAGCATGGCATCAGTACAGGAGCTGGGGTCACAGCCAGACAACTGTGAGTAACACCAGAGTACTGCATGAGAAACACTATGAAAATTACACAAGTAATGTTAGAGCATGGTTTTGGTCCATACCAGCACTAAAACACTTGATTCAActaattatcaaatcaaatttatttgtcacatacatatggttagcagatgttaatgcgagtgtagtgaaatgcttgtgcttctagttccgacaatgcagtaataaccaacgaataatctaacctaacaatttcacaacaactaccttatacacacaggtgtaaagaaatgaagaatatgtacataaagatatatgaatgagtgacggTACAGAACGgaataggcaagatacagtagatggtatcgggtacagtatatacatatgagatgagtaatgtagggtatgttaacattatattaagtgtcattgtttaaagtggctagtcgtacattttttacatgtatggcagcagcccctcaatgttagtggtggctgtttaacagtctgatggccttgagatagaagctgtgtttcagtctctcagtccctgctttgatgcacctgtactgacctctccttctggatgatagcggggtgaacaggcagtggctcgggtggttgttgtccttgatgatctttatggccttcctgtgacatcgggtggtgtaggtgtcctggggggcaggtagtttgcccccggtgatgcggtgtgcagaccttactaccctctggagagccttatggttgtgggcggagcagttgccgtaccaggtggtgatacagcccgacaggatgcatctgtaaacgtttgtgagtgcttttggtgatgacctgtactgaggttgaagaggcgctgttgcgccttcaccatgctgtctgtgtgagtggaccaattcagtttgtccatgataagtatgcagaggaacttaaaacttactaccctctccactactgttccgttgatgtggatagggggctgctccctctactctttcctgaagtccacgatcatctcctttgttttgttgacgttgagtgtgaggttattttcctgacaccacactctgagagccctcacctcctccctgtaggctgtcaagttgttggtaatcaagcttgatgattgagttgggggtgtgcatggccacgcagtcatgggtgaacagggagtacaggagagggctcagaactcacccttgtggggccccagtgttgaggatcagcggggtggggatgttgttacctaccctcacaacctgggggcggcccgtcaggaagtcctaTAATCAATATCTTAATTGGCCAAATCGGGTGTGTAAGAACTGTTGAACCAATGGCTGTCTGTTACAGTGAAGTGAGACCTGTTAAACCAACCAATGTCTCTGTTACAGTGGCTAGGCCGGTGGTGAGTCCTCAGGCATCAGACCTGGCTGTAGTGATGTACACCAGTGGTTCTACAGGCAGACCCAAAGGAGTCATGGTCGTCCACAGCAACCTCACCGCTGGAATGACCGGACAGTGTGAACGTATCCCTGGCCTGGGGTGAGTGACAGTTGGGTTTAGTAGTTTTACATGGGGTAGAATAggctcccctccctgcctcctgaGGCACCCCCTTAACCCATAACTCAGGGGTTCTCAAACTTTTTTGATAGCATATTTATCAGGGACCCTCATAATCACAACACAACTCAAGTGAGATGATAAAATAGCATACAAGGAGTTTTACTATGATATCAGCAGTGCATGGTCGAATGAACCAAGTATCGGGCCCTGGGAAGGAACATATTTCAGGTGCGCCTCTTGGAATTGGAGAGAACATTTTGCTGTTTTCAAGCGTATTTCCTCTAATTCTATAGATTTTGTCATGGGACAGAGATATTGTGTTGTTGCAGCTTTAAAGCTaatatcctgcaattctacacatttttttcaTGAGGCAGAGACCTTTGCAGTTTTTAAAATTACACTGCACTTACGGGGGGAATACAAGAAGTATTGATTTGAAAATATTTaattggtggagtactgtggataccaatatccctgtgagcctcccaggccctgttgtctggacctctgggggtgccacagggttaaattctcaggccgactcttctctgtatacatcaattatGTCGATTTTGCTGcttgtgattctctgatccacctctacgcagacgacaacatatattttttttaaattaattttgcccttttttctccccaatttcgtggtatccaattgtttagtagctactatcttgtctcatcgctaaagagactaaggttgaaagtcatgcgatacacaacccaaccaggccgtactgcttcttaacacagcgccatccaacccggaaaccagccgcaccaatgtgtcggaggaaacaccgtgcacctggcaaccttggttagagcaccctgtgcccggcccgccacaggggtcgctggtgcgtgatgagacaaggatttccctaccggccaaaaccctccctaacccggacgacgctaggccaattgtgcgtagccccacggacctcccggtcgcggccagttacgacagagcctgggcgcgaacccagagtatctggtggcacagctggcgctgcagtacattctgtatacttctggcccttctttggacactgtgctaactaacttccagatgagcttcaatgccatacaactccttctgtggcctcccaactgctcttaaatgcaagtaaaactaaatgcatgctctttaaccgatcgctgcctatGCCTTCCCGTCCAGCATCATCACTacagttctgacctagaatatgtggacaactacaaatacctaggtgtctggttagactgtaaactctccttccagacccacattaagcatctccaatccaaaattaaatctagaatcggcttcctattttgcaacaaagcatccttcactcaagcTACCAAAAGAAAACCCTTGTGAAACTGACAATCTTACTGATCCTCgatttcggcgatgtcatttacaaaatagcctccaacactactcagcaaattggatgcagtcaatcacagtgccatccgttttgtcaccaaagccccataaacTATCCACCagtgcgacctgtacgctctcgttggctggcactTGCTttatattcgtcgccaaacccactggctccaggtcatctacaagaccctgctgggtaaagtccccccttagcttgctggtcaccatagcagcacccacctacagcaggtatatttcactggtcacccccaaagccaattcctcctttggccacctttccttccagttccctgctgccaatgactggaatgaactgcaaaaatcgctgaagctggagattccaatctccctcactagcttcaaGCACCAGCTTGCTTGAGAATCACACAAATATTAATGTTCAAAGTCTGCTGCCACAGTTTGTATgttggcaatttgcatatacttcagaatgttatgaagtccctttttgccatgcaaatgaactgaatcacccaaacatttccactgcatttcagccctgcacAAAAGGACCagttgacatcatgtcagtgattctctcgttaacacatgtgtgagtgttgacgaggacaaggctggagatcactctgtcatgctgactggggtcaaataacagactggaagcttcaaaggagggtggtgcttggaatcattgttcttcctctgtcaatcactgtTACCTGCAAGAAAACACGTGGTCTcttcattgctttgcacaaaaagggcttcacaggcaaggatattgctgccagtaagattgcacctaaatcaaccatttatcggatcatcaagaacttcaaggagagctgtttaattgttgtgaagaaggcttcagtgcgcccaagaaagtccagcaagcgccaggaccgtctcctaaagttgattcagctgcgggatcagggcaccaccagtacagagcttgctcaggaatggcagcaggcaggtgtgagtccATCTGCACGCActgtgaggcgaagacttttggaggatggcctggtgtcaagaagggcagcaaagaagccacttctctccagaaaaaacatcagggacagactgatattctgcaaaaggtacagggattggactgctgaggactggggtaaagtcattttctctgaatccctttactgattgtttggggcatctggaaaaaagcttgtccagagaagacaaggtgagtgctaccatcagtcctgtcatgccaacagtaaagcatcctgagacattcctgtgtggggttgcttctcagccaagggagtgggctcactcacaattttgccaaagaacacagccatgaataaagaatggtaccaacacatcctccgagagcaacttctcccaaaaAGACACCTACATAGCATACCTGCCCTTAAACCTCTGACCCTAATGctaaccatgtcctctctctcaggCCTAAAGACACCTACATAGCATACCTGCCCTTAAACCTCTGACCCTAATGCtaaccatgttctctctctctctcaggcctaaAGACACCTACATAGCATACCTGCCCTTAAACCTCTGACCCTAATGctaaccatgtcctctctctcaggCCTAAAGACACCTACATAGCATACCTGCCCTTAAACCTCTGACCCTAATGCtaaccatgttctctctctctctcaggcctaaAGACGCCTACATAGCATACCTGCCGTTAAACCTCTGACCCTAATGCtaaccatgttctctctctctcaggcttaAAGACACCTACATAGCATACCTGCCCTTAAACCTCTGACCCTAATGCTAACCATGTTCTCTCTCAGGCCTAAAGACACCTACATAGCATACCTGCCCTTAAACCTCTGACCCTAATGCtaaccatgttctctctctcaggcctAAAGACACCTACATAGCATACCTGCCCTTAAACCTCTGACCCTAATGCtaaccatgttctctctctcaggcctAAAGACACCTACATAGCATACCTGCCCTTAAACCTCTGACCCTAATGCtaaccatgttctctctctcaggcctAAAGACACCTACATAGCATACCTGCCCTTAAACCTCTGACCCTAATGCtaaccatgttctctctctcaggcctAAAGACACCTACATAGCATACCTGCCCTTAAACCTCTGACCCTAATGCtaaccatgttctctctctctctcaggcctaaAGACACCTACATAGCATACCTGCCCTTAAACCTCTGACCCTAATGctaaccatgtcctctctctcaggCCTAAAGACACCTACATAGCATACCTGCCCTTAAACCTCTGACCCTAATGCtaaccatgttctctctctcaggcctAAAGACACCTACATAGCATACCTGCCCTTAAACCTCTGACCCTAATGCtaaccatgttctctctctcaggcctAAAGACACCTACATAGCATACCTGCCCTTAAACCTCTGACCCTAATGCtaaccatgttctctctctcaggcctAAAGACACCTACATAGCATACCTGCCCTTAAACCTCTGACCCTAATGCTAACCATGTTCTCTCTCAGGCCTAAAGACACCTACATAGCATACCTGCCTCTGGCCCATGTTTTGGAAATGACAGCAGAAATCTCTTGCATGGCGTATGGCTGTCCCATCGGTTACTCCTCCCCTCAGACACTCTCTGACCAGGTAATGAACGCTTGTTCTTTCTGTCTGCATACTGACACTGAAGATAACTAAGGCCTCTTCATCCAGTCCTTGatgccctcttctcttctctctctctccagtccactaagataaagagaggaagtagaggagaCAGCTCTGTGCTGAAACCAACTCTAATGGCTGCTGTACCGGTAAGACAACTGTCGTGGAAATTCAGTACTGAGACACTTGGTCATTTCTTTTgaacaatcatctttatttaatatcgattgaattattgcaataatgaaacaGTCAGCCCAACAGTCTTGACTGTTAGACTGAAAGCCTAACTAATACtgaaaaaaatgaatgaaaaAAACATACATAGTCATGCTGATCAAGAGGCATCATAAGCCTCCCTGGGCTCATCCTGTCTTTATCTGCACCTGGTGTtatcttttttattttacctttaggcaagtccgttaaggacaaattcttattttcaatgacggcccaggaacagtgggttaactgcctgttcaggggcagaatgacggatttgtaccttgtcagctcggggttttgaacttgcaaccttccggttactagtccaacgttctaaccactaggctaccccgccgccccCATCTTAACCCCCGACTCGGGCCTAATTTCCCAGATGCCAGGATGTCTAAGAACCGTTGTGGCCTTTGTTCTACTCTTCTCTATCCCAGTTACAACCACTCCACATCCTGTCTGGAATGCCAGCTGTAGGTTTTATCACCCAGTCAATCAATCGTCAGCTCAAATCCCACAGGCCCAACTCAAACCACAGACACAGATTTGAGGGTACACATCAACCCTAATTTGGTGCATAAACTGTATTATAACAATCTTGTCATTTTCTTTTCCTATCACACAACACATCTGTCTGGTCTTCTGCACCGGTAAGACAACATGTATTGCTCTGTGGTTCACTATACCATTAATTTGTTTGAACAGGAAATCCTGGATCGCATCAATAAGAATGTGATGAGGAAGGTTGGGGAGATGAGTTACATTCAGAGGACGCTGTTCAACCTGGGATACAACTACAAACTGGAGCAGGTCAAGAGGGGTTACGATGCTCCTCTCTGCAATGTGTAACAACTCTTTATACCTCGCAACATGTGATATCTAGTAGTAGTAAAATGTGTTTTCTGATGATCCCATTAACCCAGAGAATAAATATTATCCACATGTTAAATGATTCAGTGTAAATCACCTAGAATAACAACACATGTTTCCAGATAGGGAATCGTACATTAAACAAAGTACTTTAAATTGGTGTTCaagtgtattagtgtgtgttcacagttctgtgtgtgtgtgtctaggctGCTGTTCAGTAAGGTGCGCAGGTTGCTGGGCGGCAGGGTGAGGCTGATGTTGTCTGGAGGGGCTCCGCTTTCCTCCGCAACACAGAGGTTTATGAACATATGTTTCTGCTGTCCTGTGGGCCAGGGGTACGGACTGACGGAAACCTGTGGAGCTGGTACCATCACCGAGGGTAAGggaaagggggacacctagtcagttgtccaactgaaatgtgtcttccgcatttaacccaacccctctgaatcagagaggtgcagggggcttccttaatcaacatccacgtcttcggtgcCCCGGGGGGGTATGGAGTGAGGAGGGCGGGTAGGTTGGAAAGCCTTTGCTTTACCTGAATAACTAAAGGTTGTGCTTCCTCTATTCCCCCTGTCCAGTGGCAGACAACAGCACGGGTAGAGTTGGCGCTCCTGTCATCTGCTGTGAGATCCGACTCAGGGACTGGCTGGAGGGAGGCTACACCAATCAGGACAAACCTCACCCCCGAGGGGAGATTCTGATTGGAGGGCCTAACATCACTATGGGTTACTATAGGAACGAGAGTAACTGCCAGGACTACTTTGTGGACGAGAAGGGTCAGAGGTGGTTCTGTacaggagacataggagagatcCACCCTGACGGATGTCTGCAGATAGTGGGTGTGTAACGTATGTGTGTATCGTGGAACGGGTGTGTGTATCGTGGAACGGGTGTGTGTTGGAGGATTTTCTCATTGTCCATCATAGGCATATACATTCTAATCTAGTGTGTAAATGAATTTAAAGCAATATCTTGCTATCTTGCATTGCGGCGTGTGTTATTGCTCGTTAGATCGTAAGAAGGACCTAGTGAAGCTCCAGGCTGGGGAATATGTCTCTCTGGGGAAAGTAGAAGCTGCTCTGAAGAACTGCTCCCTCATCGACAACATCTGTGCTTACGCGAACAGGTGAGCCCTAGCCCAGTTTTTATCTCTCAGCCCCTAGTGGTAGAGGTTTATATTTGCAGTGTGTGAACTGGTCTTAGATCTGTGCTTACTGGCAACATGTAACTCCAGTTATCCCAGCCTATATGGGTGCTTCTAACCCATGAACTCTGACATTGGATCCATTCTTACCTCTAACCCCTGCAGTGAGCAGAACTATGTGATCAGTGTTGTGGTACCCAACCAGAAGATGTTGACTGAGCTGGCCAGACAGAGGGGAGTGCAAgggagctgggaggaggtgtgCACCCACCCTGccatggaggaggtggtgctgAAGGAGATCAAAGAGGTGGCCACTTCAAGTAAGAACCCCTGGGTCCTATTCATTAGAGCATACTGTATGTAGGAAAACGTTTGGCAACATAAACAAGGGTTTCTTATTGGGAAaggtttcagtctgttttctcaCGTTTGGTCTAGTGAATACAACCCTGATGTCCATTGGATTGATTTCATCTCACTGGGCAGGTTTCCATCGACCCGGGTTCATGCGACAATGTCAAAAAATGATTGCGGCATATAATGTAAATGGAAAACGTAGGATACATTTTCTAAATAACTAATACATTTATTGTCGAACTAGTTTTATTGCGAGAAACAGTTTTTCTAATAAATTATGATGGCCAGATATTATTGAACGTATTCCATTTGAGGCtgctcagaggaggaaggggggaaCCATCCTCAATGAATTGCATAAAAATGAaaattgtaaaacatttaaagttaccctttttagataaaactatactaaatataatcacgtcaGCAAACAATTGATTAaaatacacataaatacacattTGAAGGTATAAAAGTAGCATCAACAGcgctctgtagggtagcaccatggtgtagctggaggacagctagcttccgtcctcctctgggtacattgacttcaatacaaaacctaggagtcTCATGGTTCTCTCCacattccatagacttacacattatgacaacttccggaggatgtcctccagcctatcagagcactggcagcatgaactgacatgttgtccacccaatcaaaggatcagagaatgaaatactgaaagcataagcttcttccacttagctagcaaatgcagctagctagtttagcctgctcaaacagagggatgctatgttagctagctgtctaTAACTAatgaacacaacactggaactcttccaagttgAGGTAAGCTTTTAGTAATACCAATCTATTGCCCCCGGTGTAACCGCTTACTGACCTTACactaacgttactgcatgattgtagtgggtttactaacgtgttagttctattagctgaCCTTACactaacgttactgcatgattgtagtgggtttactaa
This DNA window, taken from Oncorhynchus gorbuscha isolate QuinsamMale2020 ecotype Even-year linkage group LG13, OgorEven_v1.0, whole genome shotgun sequence, encodes the following:
- the LOC123993656 gene encoding long-chain-fatty-acid--CoA ligase 4-like, translated to MSLHQSELHSLLLLPLHLVVWLYSLLSFLPWYYFTGAGEKRTRATRVKALSTSGRSEGPYRCVDCFQSLATEDFPGKDTLDKLFQQAVQRFGDSDCLGTREVLSEENEPQPSGKVFKKLILGEYCWLSYQQVDSVVSYMGSGLAALGQQSKSMVAIFCETRAEWMISAQACFRYNFPLVTFYATLGEEAVAFGLNETGVTHLITSTELLETKLKGVLSQIPKLKHIISVDQRRVSTEGYPPGLAIHSMASVQELGSQPDNLARPVVSPQASDLAVVMYTSGSTGRPKGVMVVHSNLTAGMTGQCERIPGLGPKDTYIAYLPLAHVLEMTAEISCMAYGCPIGYSSPQTLSDQSTKIKRGSRGDSSVLKPTLMAAVPEILDRINKNVMRKVGEMSYIQRTLFNLGYNYKLEQVKRGYDAPLCNVLLFSKVRRLLGGRVRLMLSGGAPLSSATQRFMNICFCCPVGQGYGLTETCGAGTITEVADNSTGRVGAPVICCEIRLRDWLEGGYTNQDKPHPRGEILIGGPNITMGYYRNESNCQDYFVDEKGQRWFCTGDIGEIHPDGCLQIVDRKKDLVKLQAGEYVSLGKVEAALKNCSLIDNICAYANSEQNYVISVVVPNQKMLTELARQRGVQGSWEEVCTHPAMEEVVLKEIKEVATSIKLQRFEIPVKVHLSPEPWTPETGLVTDAFKLKRKELKNHYLQHIERMYGRP